Genomic DNA from Heteronotia binoei isolate CCM8104 ecotype False Entrance Well chromosome 8, APGP_CSIRO_Hbin_v1, whole genome shotgun sequence:
TACTCCTTGCTGCCCATCCTGCGAAGGTGCGACTCGAAATGGCCAAGTACCGGCTAATCCTGCTGAGGCACGGGGAAGGGGCCTGGAACAAGGAGAACCGCTTCTGCAGCTGGGTGGACCAGAAGCTGAGCGGCGACGGGGTGAAGGAGGCCCAGACCTGCGGCCGGCACCTCAAAAACCTGGGCTTTGAGTTCGACCTCGTCTTCACGTCCATCCTCAGCCGCTCCATCCAGACTGCTTGGCTGGTGCTCGAGGAGATGGGGCAGGAGTGGGTCCCCACCGAGGCTTCTTGGCGGCTGAACGAGAGGCACTACGGGGCCCTGATCGGCCTCAACCGGGCAGAAATGGCGCTGAACCACGGGGAGGAGCAGGTGAAGCGGTGGCGGAGGAGCTACGATGTCACCCCGCCCCCCATCGCCGAGTCGCACCCGTACTATCACGAAATCTATAACGACCGCAGGTATAAGCTTTGCGACGTCCCCTTGGAGAAACTCCCCAAGGCCGAGAGCTTAAAGGAAGTCCTCGAAAGACTCCTTCCCTACTGGAACGAGAGGATAGCGCCGGAGGTGAAGAAGGGCAAAACGGTACTCATCTCTGCTCACGGGAACAGCACGCGAGCACTGCTGAAGCATTTGGAAGGTAGCGTTGTTCTAGAACAGGTTAAAAAAATCTAGAccggggtggccagacttgcttaacgtaagagctgcatagaataaatgtcagatgtttgagggagggaaagaagtaaagaaaatagattgggagggagggagaggtggaaagaaagtaactttgactataaatgcattctccaagtcaccgactggcttggcttggttaagtgatttaaagagacaaatgccttttccaagctggctaacaggatggtggaggcttcaagagccgcacaacatgcgtgaaagagccataaTGATAGAGaactgtggctcctgagccacagtttggc
This window encodes:
- the BPGM gene encoding bisphosphoglycerate mutase, translating into MAKYRLILLRHGEGAWNKENRFCSWVDQKLSGDGVKEAQTCGRHLKNLGFEFDLVFTSILSRSIQTAWLVLEEMGQEWVPTEASWRLNERHYGALIGLNRAEMALNHGEEQVKRWRRSYDVTPPPIAESHPYYHEIYNDRRYKLCDVPLEKLPKAESLKEVLERLLPYWNERIAPEVKKGKTVLISAHGNSTRALLKHLEGISDEAIVNVTLPTGIPVLLELDEDLRPLGQHQFLGDQEAIQAAIKKVEDQGKAKPVEK